From Pseudomonas sp. CCI4.2, one genomic window encodes:
- a CDS encoding inactive transglutaminase family protein translates to MRSITLHLKILIAVLVTLGIAVTAYQILVLGIPVTEDETDDLWNIDAKVEFVANPKDPVKIQMFVPPLSHDFVSLNESFISNNYGVSVNRVDGNRKVTWSARRATGNQTLYYRLVLTKRYSGDKPKIKGPTFRDSIAIEGPEKIAAEALLAPIRQHSADTETFITEAIKRVNNLSDDNVKLLLAGDTATSNKARITELLLSIAHVPIEKVHTLRLVADQPQTPELWLRSFNGKAWLYFNPDTGEQGMPTDRLLWWVGDENLISVEGGKKVTVNFTLNNSEMNAIRLAKLTDANTDGDFLGYSLYGLPLQTQQTFMIMVMIPIGVLVILILRNLVGLETLGTFTPVLIALAFRETQLGFGIVLFTIITALGLSLRSYLEHLKLQMLPRLSVVLTFVVVLIAAISLFSHKLGLERGLSVALFPMVILTMTIERLSITWEERGSGHAMKVAIGTLFAASLAHIIMSVPELIYFVFTFPAVLFILVGFMLAMGRYRGYRLTELIRFKAFLDKELKDEKEQVK, encoded by the coding sequence ATGCGTTCCATCACCCTCCATCTGAAAATCTTGATCGCTGTCCTGGTGACACTGGGGATCGCGGTCACGGCGTATCAGATCCTTGTGCTCGGCATTCCGGTGACCGAGGATGAGACCGACGACTTGTGGAACATCGACGCCAAGGTCGAGTTCGTCGCTAACCCCAAAGACCCGGTCAAGATCCAGATGTTCGTGCCGCCACTGAGCCACGACTTCGTCAGCCTGAATGAAAGCTTCATCTCCAACAATTATGGGGTCAGCGTCAACCGCGTCGACGGCAATCGCAAAGTCACGTGGTCGGCCCGGCGTGCGACCGGTAACCAGACGCTGTATTACCGACTGGTACTGACTAAACGTTACAGCGGCGACAAACCCAAGATCAAAGGCCCGACGTTTCGCGACAGCATCGCCATCGAAGGCCCGGAAAAAATCGCCGCTGAAGCCCTGCTCGCACCAATTCGCCAGCACTCGGCGGACACCGAAACCTTTATCACCGAAGCCATCAAACGGGTCAACAACCTCAGCGACGATAACGTGAAGTTGCTGCTGGCCGGCGACACGGCCACCTCAAACAAAGCGCGAATCACAGAATTGCTGCTGTCGATTGCCCACGTGCCCATCGAAAAGGTCCACACCTTGCGTTTGGTCGCCGATCAGCCGCAAACCCCGGAACTGTGGTTGCGCAGCTTTAACGGCAAAGCCTGGCTTTATTTCAACCCGGACACCGGTGAACAGGGCATGCCGACCGACCGCCTGCTGTGGTGGGTTGGCGATGAAAACCTGATCAGCGTCGAGGGCGGCAAAAAAGTCACGGTCAACTTCACGCTGAACAACAGCGAAATGAACGCGATCCGCCTGGCCAAGCTCACGGACGCCAATACCGACGGAGATTTCCTGGGTTATTCGCTGTACGGGTTGCCGCTGCAAACCCAGCAAACGTTCATGATCATGGTGATGATCCCGATTGGCGTGCTGGTGATTCTGATCCTGCGCAATCTGGTCGGCCTTGAAACCCTCGGCACCTTTACCCCGGTGCTGATCGCGCTGGCGTTTCGAGAGACGCAGCTGGGTTTCGGCATCGTCTTGTTCACGATCATCACCGCGCTGGGTCTGTCGCTGCGTTCATACCTTGAGCACTTGAAGTTGCAGATGCTGCCGCGACTGTCGGTGGTGCTGACGTTTGTGGTGGTGCTGATCGCCGCCATCAGTTTGTTCAGCCACAAACTTGGCCTGGAGCGCGGTTTATCAGTGGCGTTGTTCCCCATGGTGATTTTGACCATGACCATCGAACGCCTGTCGATCACCTGGGAAGAGCGCGGCAGCGGCCATGCGATGAAAGTCGCCATCGGCACGCTGTTTGCCGCCTCCCTGGCACATATCATCATGAGCGTGCCGGAGCTGATTTACTTCGTCTTCACCTTCCCCGCCGTGCTGTTTATTCTGGTGGGCTTCATGCTGGCCATGGGTCGCTACCGCGGCTATCGCCTGACTGAGCTGATCCGTTTCAAAGCCTTTCTCGATAAAGAGCTCAAGGACGAGAAGGAACAGGTTAAATGA
- a CDS encoding alpha-L-glutamate ligase-like protein, with amino-acid sequence MGLWKTWKALEARGIMGINRRNADYVLKYNKRSLYPIVDDKIVTKERAIQAGIHVPEMYGVISTEKEISRLDEIIGGRDDFVIKPAKGAGGDGILVIADRFEERFRTVSGKIISHEEIEHQISSILTGLYSLGGHRDRALIEYRVKPDQIFRSISFEGVPDIRVIVLMGYPIMAMLRLPTRQSNGKANLHQGAIGVGVDLATGLTLHGTWLNSIIHKHPDTTNAVDGVQLPNWDGFMKLAAGCYELCGLGYIGVDMVLDQDKGPLILEINARPGLNIQIANDCGLTHRAHAVEERLAQLALNDEQDSAQERVRFVQELFGHVPSAAL; translated from the coding sequence ATCGGCCTCTGGAAAACCTGGAAGGCACTTGAAGCCCGAGGGATCATGGGCATCAACCGGCGCAATGCGGATTACGTGCTCAAGTACAACAAACGCAGCCTGTACCCCATTGTCGACGACAAGATCGTCACCAAAGAACGCGCCATTCAGGCCGGCATTCACGTACCCGAGATGTACGGGGTAATTTCCACGGAAAAGGAAATCTCCCGCCTCGATGAGATCATCGGCGGGCGCGACGACTTTGTGATCAAGCCGGCCAAAGGCGCAGGCGGCGATGGGATTCTGGTAATCGCCGACCGCTTCGAAGAGCGTTTCCGCACGGTCTCCGGCAAGATAATCAGCCATGAAGAAATCGAGCATCAGATTTCCAGCATCCTTACCGGCCTATATTCCTTGGGCGGCCATCGGGATCGCGCACTGATCGAATACCGGGTCAAGCCGGACCAGATTTTCAGGAGCATCAGCTTCGAAGGCGTACCCGATATTCGGGTTATCGTCCTGATGGGTTACCCCATCATGGCGATGCTGAGGTTGCCGACGCGTCAGTCCAACGGCAAAGCCAACTTGCATCAAGGCGCCATTGGGGTGGGTGTCGATTTGGCGACGGGTTTAACGCTACACGGTACCTGGCTCAACAGCATCATCCACAAGCACCCCGACACCACCAATGCCGTGGACGGTGTGCAGTTGCCGAATTGGGATGGGTTCATGAAGCTCGCCGCCGGCTGCTATGAACTGTGCGGTCTCGGCTACATCGGCGTCGACATGGTGCTGGATCAAGACAAAGGCCCGCTGATCCTCGAAATCAACGCCCGCCCCGGCTTGAACATTCAGATCGCCAACGACTGTGGCTTGACCCATCGCGCCCACGCCGTTGAAGAGCGTCTTGCCCAACTGGCACTGAATGACGAACAGGATTCAGCCCAAGAGCGCGTACGTTTTGTGCAGGAACTGTTCGGTCATGTGCCGAGCGCTGCCCTCTAG
- the pabB gene encoding aminodeoxychorismate synthase component I yields MPICAVHPLPYCPDPAAYFSRVRHAPGAVLLDSGRPTADRGRFDLLSAWPSIELLARPNETGDAFLQRLRDGLDTLGHAELPHSSPLPFAGGIIGYLAYDFGRRLEPLQVHAHDDLQLPDARLGVYAWAMISDHLHCTSQLVFHPALAASERQRLRLLFAEKSAVEAPAFSLTTAFEANLSASDYRSAFARIQSYIQAGDCYQVNFAQRFQAAYEGDPWAAYCALRSACPTPFSGFQALPDNNAVLSLSPERFARVTGQHVETRPIKGTRPRGNDPAEDAAFAAELLVSDKDRAENLMIVDLLRNDLGRTCRIGSVKVPELFSLETYPNVHHLVSSVTGELAEGKDALDLIAGSFPGGSITGAPKIRAMQIIDELEPTRRGLYCGSLLYLDVRGEMDSSIAIRSLLAKDGKVSCWGGGGIVADSDCEAEYQESITKVRILLETLQGL; encoded by the coding sequence ATGCCCATTTGCGCCGTACATCCACTGCCCTACTGCCCTGACCCGGCCGCGTATTTCTCGCGGGTGCGTCATGCGCCCGGTGCCGTGCTGCTCGACAGCGGACGGCCAACTGCCGATCGGGGACGCTTCGATCTGCTCAGCGCCTGGCCTTCCATTGAATTGCTCGCGCGACCCAATGAAACCGGCGACGCCTTTCTCCAGCGCCTGCGCGACGGCCTCGACACACTGGGTCACGCCGAGTTACCCCACTCATCACCACTGCCATTCGCGGGCGGCATTATCGGTTATCTCGCCTATGACTTTGGCCGGCGCCTCGAACCTTTGCAGGTTCACGCCCATGATGACCTGCAACTGCCGGATGCGCGGTTGGGTGTTTATGCTTGGGCCATGATCAGCGATCACCTGCACTGCACCAGCCAACTGGTGTTCCATCCCGCATTGGCTGCCAGCGAACGTCAGCGTTTACGCCTGCTGTTTGCCGAGAAGTCCGCCGTTGAAGCTCCAGCCTTCTCACTGACCACCGCGTTTGAGGCCAACCTGAGCGCCAGTGATTATCGCAGCGCGTTTGCGCGCATTCAGTCGTATATTCAGGCCGGTGATTGCTATCAGGTGAATTTCGCCCAGCGCTTTCAAGCAGCCTATGAGGGCGATCCGTGGGCGGCGTATTGCGCGCTACGCAGCGCCTGCCCCACGCCCTTTTCCGGTTTCCAGGCGCTACCCGACAACAACGCAGTGCTCAGCCTCTCGCCAGAACGATTCGCCCGCGTCACCGGCCAGCACGTTGAAACACGCCCGATTAAAGGGACCCGCCCGCGCGGCAACGATCCGGCTGAGGACGCAGCATTTGCCGCTGAGTTATTGGTCAGCGATAAAGATCGGGCGGAAAATCTGATGATCGTCGATCTGTTACGCAACGACTTGGGCCGTACCTGCCGCATTGGCTCGGTAAAAGTACCGGAATTGTTCAGCCTGGAAACCTATCCAAACGTACACCACTTGGTCAGCAGCGTTACCGGCGAACTGGCGGAGGGCAAAGACGCCTTGGACCTGATCGCGGGTAGCTTTCCTGGGGGCTCGATCACCGGGGCACCAAAAATCCGGGCGATGCAAATCATCGACGAGCTGGAACCCACACGCCGTGGGTTGTATTGCGGGTCGTTGCTGTACCTGGACGTGCGCGGCGAGATGGACAGCTCCATCGCCATTCGCAGCTTGCTGGCCAAAGACGGGAAAGTGTCTTGCTGGGGCGGTGGCGGGATTGTTGCTGATTCAGACTGTGAGGCGGAATATCAGGAATCGATCACCAAAGTGCGGATCTTGTTGGAGACGTTGCAGGGGCTTTGA
- the thrH gene encoding bifunctional phosphoserine phosphatase/homoserine phosphotransferase ThrH, translating to MEIACLDLEGVLVPEIWIAFAEKTGIESLRATTRDIPDYDVLMKQRLRILDEHGLKLSDIQAVIATLKPLDGAIEFVNWLRERFQVVILSDTFYEFSQPLMRQLGFPTLLCHRLITDETDRVVSYQLRQKDPKRQSVLAFKSLYYRVVAAGDSYNDTTMLGEADAGILFHAPQNVIREFPQFPAVHTFEDLKQEFIKASNRELSL from the coding sequence GTGGAAATTGCCTGTCTCGACCTTGAAGGTGTATTGGTCCCGGAAATCTGGATCGCGTTCGCCGAAAAAACCGGTATCGAATCGCTGAGAGCCACCACGCGGGACATTCCCGATTACGACGTGCTGATGAAACAGCGTCTACGCATTCTGGATGAACACGGTTTGAAGCTTTCCGATATCCAAGCCGTGATTGCAACCTTGAAACCATTGGACGGCGCCATTGAGTTCGTCAACTGGCTGCGTGAGCGGTTTCAGGTAGTGATTCTGTCGGACACCTTCTACGAATTTTCGCAGCCGTTGATGCGTCAATTGGGTTTCCCGACCCTGCTGTGTCATCGCCTGATCACCGACGAGACGGATCGAGTGGTGAGCTACCAGCTGCGTCAGAAGGATCCGAAGCGCCAATCAGTACTGGCCTTCAAGAGCTTGTATTACCGGGTAGTAGCCGCAGGTGATTCGTACAACGACACCACGATGCTGGGCGAAGCGGACGCCGGGATTTTGTTCCATGCCCCGCAGAACGTGATTCGCGAATTCCCGCAATTTCCGGCGGTGCATACCTTTGAAGACCTGAAGCAGGAATTCATCAAGGCCTCGAATCGCGAGTTGAGCCTGTAA
- a CDS encoding phosphoadenylyl-sulfate reductase, with protein sequence MSQPFDVAALAATYAKKSAQDILKLAFEHFGDDVWISFSGAEDVVLVDMAWKLNKNVKVFSLDTGRLHPETYRFIEQTREHYKIDIELMTPERTVLEPFVKEKGLFSFYKDGHGECCGIRKIEPLRRKLSGVSAWATGQRRDQSPSTRSEVAVMEIDSAFSTPERPLYKFNPLAQMTSEEIWGYIRMLELPYNTLHERGFISIGCEPCTRPVLPNQHEREGRWWWEEATQKECGLHSGNLIAKV encoded by the coding sequence ATGAGCCAACCCTTCGACGTCGCTGCCCTTGCCGCGACTTACGCTAAAAAGTCCGCGCAGGATATTTTAAAACTGGCCTTCGAGCATTTCGGTGACGACGTCTGGATCTCATTCAGCGGTGCCGAAGATGTGGTGCTGGTGGACATGGCTTGGAAGCTGAACAAGAACGTCAAAGTTTTTAGCCTCGACACCGGTCGCCTGCACCCGGAAACCTACCGTTTTATCGAGCAGACCCGCGAGCACTACAAGATCGACATCGAGCTGATGACCCCGGAGCGGACTGTTCTGGAACCATTTGTCAAAGAGAAAGGCTTGTTCAGCTTCTATAAAGATGGCCATGGCGAATGCTGCGGTATCCGCAAGATCGAACCGCTGCGTCGCAAGCTGTCCGGGGTCAGTGCCTGGGCCACCGGCCAACGTCGGGATCAGAGCCCGAGCACTCGCAGTGAAGTAGCGGTCATGGAAATCGACAGTGCGTTTTCGACGCCGGAGCGCCCGCTGTATAAATTCAACCCGCTGGCGCAAATGACCAGTGAAGAGATCTGGGGTTACATCCGCATGCTGGAGCTGCCGTACAACACCCTGCATGAACGCGGCTTTATCAGCATCGGCTGCGAACCCTGCACCCGCCCGGTACTACCGAACCAGCATGAGCGCGAAGGCCGCTGGTGGTGGGAAGAAGCCACGCAAAAAGAATGCGGCCTGCATTCCGGGAACTTGATCGCGAAGGTGTAA
- the cysB gene encoding HTH-type transcriptional regulator CysB — translation MKLQQLRYIWEVAHHDLNVSATAQSLYTSQPGISKQIRLLEDELGVEVFARSGKHLTRVTPAGERIITTAGEILRKVESIKQIAQEFSNEKKGTLSIATTHTQARYALPPVISNFIKQYPDVALHMHQGSPMQIAEMAADGTVDFAIATEALELFGDLVMMPCYRWNRCVVVPHGHPLTKVAKLTLEILAEYPIVTYVFGFTGRSKLDEAFSHRGLTPKVVFTAADADVIKTYVRLGLGVGIVAKMAVDAKLDSDLVVLDASDLFEASVTKIGFRRGTFLRGFMCDFIEKFAPHLTREVMAKAIQCHNKQELEELFAGVELPVH, via the coding sequence ATGAAGCTTCAACAATTGCGCTACATCTGGGAAGTGGCGCACCACGACCTCAACGTTTCCGCCACGGCTCAGAGCTTGTACACCTCTCAGCCCGGCATCAGTAAACAGATCCGCCTCCTCGAAGACGAACTGGGTGTTGAGGTCTTTGCCCGCAGCGGCAAACATCTGACGCGGGTGACCCCGGCCGGCGAACGAATCATCACCACCGCAGGCGAGATACTGCGTAAGGTCGAGAGCATCAAGCAGATCGCTCAAGAATTTTCCAATGAGAAAAAAGGCACGTTGTCGATTGCCACCACCCACACTCAGGCGCGTTATGCCTTGCCCCCGGTGATCAGCAATTTCATTAAGCAATACCCTGACGTCGCATTACACATGCACCAAGGTTCGCCGATGCAGATTGCTGAAATGGCGGCTGACGGTACTGTGGATTTTGCGATTGCCACCGAGGCGCTGGAACTCTTCGGCGACCTGGTGATGATGCCGTGCTACCGCTGGAACCGGTGTGTCGTAGTGCCTCACGGCCACCCGCTGACCAAGGTTGCAAAGCTCACTCTGGAAATCCTCGCCGAATACCCGATCGTCACTTACGTGTTCGGCTTTACCGGCCGATCGAAACTGGACGAAGCGTTCAGCCATCGCGGTTTGACCCCAAAAGTGGTGTTTACGGCGGCCGATGCTGACGTGATTAAAACTTATGTGCGGTTGGGCCTTGGTGTAGGCATCGTGGCGAAAATGGCGGTAGACGCCAAACTCGACAGCGATTTGGTGGTGCTGGATGCCAGCGATCTGTTCGAGGCCAGCGTGACCAAGATTGGCTTCCGACGCGGCACTTTCTTGCGCGGTTTCATGTGCGACTTCATCGAGAAATTCGCACCGCACCTGACTCGGGAAGTGATGGCAAAAGCGATCCAGTGCCATAACAAGCAAGAGCTCGAAGAGCTGTTCGCCGGGGTTGAATTACCGGTGCATTGA
- a CDS encoding universal stress protein, whose protein sequence is MIRSMLYATDLGLYAPYVLQHALALARTFNAELYVIHVVEPMGLFAESVLQSYLDEAALKELHSQGLNTVMEGIEQRVLDGFRDELGEGHQDLALIRTVQVIQGDPSNVILEQAQKLAVDLLIVGSHSHGTAGDTPLGRTAAKVLQLSEVPVYMVPMLQHRLR, encoded by the coding sequence ATGATTCGCTCCATGCTCTATGCCACTGACCTCGGTCTTTATGCCCCCTATGTGTTGCAGCATGCCCTGGCGCTGGCTAGAACATTTAACGCTGAGTTGTATGTCATTCACGTCGTCGAGCCCATGGGATTGTTCGCGGAGTCGGTGTTGCAGAGCTATCTTGATGAAGCGGCCTTGAAGGAATTGCACAGCCAGGGCTTGAACACCGTGATGGAGGGTATCGAGCAGCGTGTGCTGGATGGTTTTCGGGACGAGTTGGGGGAGGGGCATCAGGATTTGGCGTTGATTCGTACGGTTCAGGTCATTCAGGGGGACCCATCGAACGTGATACTCGAACAGGCGCAGAAGCTGGCAGTGGATCTGTTGATTGTCGGCAGTCACAGTCACGGCACAGCAGGCGATACCCCTTTGGGGCGTACGGCCGCGAAGGTTCTGCAACTGTCAGAGGTGCCGGTGTACATGGTTCCCATGCTGCAGCACCGTTTACGTTGA
- a CDS encoding 5'-nucleotidase: protein MTTGLSNKLVLAISSRALFDLRESHAVYVADGVEAYRQYQIEHEEEILEQGDAYLLVEKLLSLNAQLDKARVEVILVSRNSADTGLRVFNSIQYYGLDITRAAFVGGRSPYPYLAAFGCHLFLSTHPDDVRSALEAGFAAATILSGGSGRAASAELRIAFDGDAVLFSDESERVYQSGGLEAFQASERESAREPLGGGPFKPFLAALNLLQREFPEDACPIRTALVTARSAPAHERVIRTLREWDIRLDESLFLGGLEKSAFLEAFAADVFFDDQPGHCEKAREVVATGHVPHGISNELKI, encoded by the coding sequence ATGACGACCGGGCTAAGCAATAAATTGGTATTGGCCATTTCTTCACGGGCATTGTTTGACCTGCGCGAGAGCCATGCGGTGTATGTGGCCGACGGGGTGGAAGCCTATCGGCAATACCAGATCGAACACGAAGAAGAGATCCTTGAACAGGGTGACGCTTACCTGCTGGTGGAAAAACTGTTGAGCCTCAATGCGCAGTTGGATAAAGCCCGGGTCGAGGTGATCCTTGTATCGCGCAACAGCGCTGATACCGGCTTGCGGGTATTCAACTCGATTCAATATTACGGGCTGGATATCACCCGGGCAGCCTTCGTTGGCGGACGTAGCCCTTATCCCTATTTGGCCGCGTTCGGCTGTCACCTGTTCCTCTCGACCCACCCCGATGATGTGCGCAGCGCGCTGGAAGCGGGTTTTGCCGCCGCGACCATTTTGTCCGGGGGTTCAGGGCGTGCCGCGAGTGCTGAGTTGCGTATCGCATTTGACGGCGATGCCGTGTTGTTTTCCGACGAGTCTGAGCGGGTGTATCAATCAGGCGGACTGGAAGCGTTTCAGGCGAGCGAGCGTGAGTCCGCACGTGAGCCGTTAGGCGGTGGGCCATTCAAACCTTTCCTGGCGGCACTCAATCTGTTGCAGCGCGAATTCCCTGAGGACGCATGCCCCATCCGCACAGCGCTGGTGACAGCGCGCTCGGCGCCGGCCCATGAGCGGGTGATTCGCACCTTGCGCGAGTGGGACATTCGGCTGGATGAGTCTTTGTTCCTCGGTGGCCTGGAGAAATCAGCGTTTCTGGAGGCATTCGCGGCGGACGTTTTTTTCGATGATCAACCAGGACATTGTGAAAAGGCGCGGGAGGTTGTGGCGACCGGCCATGTACCCCACGGGATCAGTAACGAACTAAAAATTTGA
- a CDS encoding putative 2-dehydropantoate 2-reductase, protein MTTETKKPRIGIIGTGAIGGFYGVMLARAGFDVHFLLRSEFAVVSEKGLTINSAEYGVMTLNPVQAYSSAADMPPCDWLLVSTKTTDNAGLAPLIAQAAAPGAKVLLLQNGLDVEDSLRALLPESLHLLGGLCFICVHRTAPGVVTHQAFGAVTLGYHSGSASDTAAGQAIAEEGAELFRQAGLESRTMANVHQARWQKLVWNIPYNGLSVLLKASTAPLMDDTNSRDLVQALMKEVMQGASACGHVMPEGYAEQLFAATEKMPDYWPSMYFDYQEKRPLELASIYAKPLQAALTAGHDMPKIRALYQALAFIDAHNG, encoded by the coding sequence ATGACGACTGAAACGAAAAAACCCAGGATTGGCATCATTGGCACCGGCGCCATTGGTGGTTTCTACGGCGTGATGCTGGCTCGCGCCGGTTTTGATGTGCATTTTCTCCTACGCAGTGAGTTTGCCGTGGTGTCGGAAAAGGGTCTGACGATCAACAGCGCCGAGTACGGTGTTATGACGCTGAACCCGGTCCAGGCGTATTCGTCGGCTGCGGATATGCCACCTTGCGATTGGCTGCTGGTGAGCACTAAAACCACCGACAATGCTGGTCTAGCTCCTCTCATCGCCCAGGCAGCGGCGCCTGGGGCCAAGGTGTTACTGCTGCAAAATGGTCTGGATGTCGAGGACAGCTTGCGTGCGCTGCTGCCTGAGTCGCTGCATTTGCTTGGCGGCTTGTGTTTCATCTGCGTTCATCGCACAGCCCCAGGGGTTGTCACGCATCAGGCGTTCGGTGCGGTCACGTTGGGTTATCACAGCGGTTCGGCTTCGGATACGGCTGCCGGGCAAGCGATCGCCGAGGAGGGCGCCGAACTGTTTCGCCAGGCTGGGTTGGAATCACGGACGATGGCCAACGTGCATCAGGCGCGCTGGCAAAAGCTGGTCTGGAATATTCCGTATAACGGCTTGTCGGTGTTACTCAAGGCCAGTACCGCACCGCTGATGGACGACACAAACAGCCGCGATCTGGTTCAAGCATTGATGAAAGAGGTTATGCAAGGCGCTTCGGCGTGCGGGCACGTTATGCCTGAAGGTTATGCCGAGCAATTGTTCGCCGCGACTGAGAAAATGCCCGATTACTGGCCGAGCATGTACTTCGATTACCAGGAAAAACGACCACTGGAGCTGGCGTCAATTTACGCGAAGCCACTTCAGGCGGCGCTGACCGCTGGACACGATATGCCAAAAATTCGGGCGCTGTATCAGGCGCTGGCTTTTATTGACGCGCATAACGGTTGA
- a CDS encoding thioredoxin family protein yields MSPLELTDFDIDHRLLELPGVSLLIFTGAGCASCRWARRELPAFELPVDRLCWIDAGDNGGAVQRYQVSGLPAMFVVRDGEFYGALHSRLTVTELSAGIKQALSLNSDELP; encoded by the coding sequence GTGAGCCCATTGGAACTGACAGATTTCGACATAGACCATCGTTTGCTTGAGCTGCCAGGCGTTTCGCTGCTGATTTTTACTGGGGCAGGCTGTGCAAGTTGCCGTTGGGCGCGGCGTGAGTTGCCGGCCTTCGAGCTGCCCGTAGACCGTTTATGCTGGATCGATGCAGGCGACAACGGTGGCGCGGTGCAGCGTTATCAGGTGTCTGGTTTGCCAGCGATGTTTGTGGTCCGTGACGGCGAATTTTATGGCGCGCTGCATTCACGACTCACCGTGACCGAGCTGAGCGCGGGTATTAAGCAGGCATTGAGCCTGAATTCCGATGAATTGCCCTAA
- a CDS encoding 3-deoxy-7-phosphoheptulonate synthase — MADLPIDDLNVSSNETLITPDQLKREIPFTAAALHTVTKGREVIRNILDGKDHRLFVVIGPCSIHDIKAAHDYANRLKALAAEVSDTLYLVMRVYFEKPRTTVGWKGLINDPYLDDSFKIEDGLHIGRQLLLDLAEMGLPTATEALDPISPQYLQDLISWSAIGARTTESQTHREMASGLSSAVGFKNGTDGGLTVAINALQSVSSPHRFLGINQEGGVSIVTTKGNAYGHVVLRGGNGKPNYDSVSVALCEQALNKAGIRPNIMVDASHANSNKDPALQPLVIENVANQILEGNQSIIGLMVESHINWGAQSIPKDLAELQYGVSITDACIDWQSTEKTLRSMHAKLKDVLPKRQRG, encoded by the coding sequence ATGGCTGATTTACCGATTGACGACCTCAACGTTTCCTCCAACGAGACTCTGATCACGCCGGATCAGCTCAAGCGCGAAATCCCGTTCACTGCCGCAGCCCTGCACACAGTGACCAAAGGCCGCGAAGTGATCCGCAACATCCTTGACGGCAAGGATCACCGCTTGTTCGTGGTGATCGGTCCCTGCTCGATCCATGACATCAAAGCCGCTCACGATTACGCCAATCGCCTTAAAGCCTTGGCTGCCGAAGTCTCCGACACCTTGTACCTGGTGATGCGTGTGTACTTTGAGAAGCCGCGCACGACTGTTGGCTGGAAAGGCTTGATCAACGACCCTTACCTTGATGACTCGTTCAAGATCGAAGATGGCTTGCACATCGGCCGTCAGCTATTGCTTGATCTGGCGGAGATGGGCCTGCCAACCGCCACTGAAGCCCTCGACCCGATCTCTCCCCAGTATTTGCAGGACCTGATCAGTTGGTCGGCCATTGGTGCGCGCACCACTGAATCGCAAACCCACCGCGAAATGGCTTCCGGCCTGTCTTCCGCTGTTGGCTTCAAAAACGGCACTGACGGTGGCTTGACCGTTGCGATCAACGCCTTGCAGTCAGTTTCCAGCCCCCATCGTTTCCTCGGCATCAACCAGGAAGGTGGCGTGTCCATCGTCACCACCAAAGGCAATGCCTACGGTCACGTGGTGTTGCGCGGTGGCAACGGCAAACCGAATTACGACTCGGTCAGTGTCGCGCTGTGCGAGCAGGCGCTGAACAAAGCGGGTATTCGTCCAAACATCATGGTCGACGCCAGCCACGCCAACTCCAACAAAGACCCGGCGCTGCAACCGCTGGTCATTGAGAACGTCGCCAACCAGATCCTCGAAGGCAATCAGTCAATCATCGGCTTGATGGTTGAGAGCCACATCAATTGGGGCGCTCAGTCGATCCCCAAGGACCTGGCAGAACTGCAATACGGCGTGTCGATTACCGATGCCTGCATTGACTGGCAAAGCACCGAGAAAACCCTGCGCAGCATGCACGCGAAACTCAAGGACGTCCTGCCCAAGCGTCAACGCGGCTGA
- a CDS encoding GNAT family N-acetyltransferase, translating to MSEALSIHHDQAGHQFETNVDGHRAYLTYMDLGKQTLDIYRTFVPNALRGRGIAAALTEQALAYADSMGYTVIPSCSYVERYMERHQRHMAKI from the coding sequence ATGAGCGAGGCGTTGTCCATCCACCATGACCAGGCCGGTCATCAATTCGAGACCAACGTGGACGGTCATCGTGCGTACCTGACCTACATGGACTTGGGTAAGCAGACCCTCGATATCTATCGAACCTTCGTGCCCAATGCGCTTAGAGGTCGGGGTATCGCTGCTGCGTTAACCGAGCAAGCGCTCGCGTACGCAGACAGCATGGGTTATACGGTGATTCCTTCGTGTTCCTATGTCGAGCGCTACATGGAACGCCATCAGCGCCACATGGCTAAGATCTGA